Proteins from one Corynebacterium testudinoris genomic window:
- a CDS encoding ABC transporter ATP-binding protein: protein MTTWQLSDREDALAPASLRQSLAMVRTLPSSPRWTWYLGTGVIVGLTVGAMAASASLLGRTVDLLDEPMSSFLWLLIAVGVAMLVETAGRAVTGWFLLARTRMLSVDLRRAALSSVLRAPVPDVLELGTGTVITRLTHDIDTVVRVASTVGVRLVLTVFMFPVTLIALLIIRWEFIFPLALMVVVIIPLLKSILPRMPQAANIVSTAEARRNAVLLDTVRSLPTLRALRLGSWSLDRTRQASWAAVQAQADRAPLFVRLLGYGNIAYVTLLAGTLGIALWLVTTEQISLGAATAAVVLVVRLEGHVFNVLFFAGEIQEASTSLGRAVALVNLVRDDERVSPADLTSAPTITIDKLGFSYPGGAAILPDISVTLPAGSTTALVGASGAGKSTLAGLIAGLQRPNTGRIIIDGIDTAEVDDAWTTRQVTLLTQDVHLFSGPLREDLRMASADASDEQLLEALAATGLKPGSAAWARNLPAGLDTPVGAGAEPLPPEAAQQVALARIILRDPPVLIMDEATSEAGSDDARALEEAASAAARGRTSLIVAHRLDQAVKADRILVMDLGRIVESGTHAELVAAGGRYAELYSRWEGHNGGDM, encoded by the coding sequence ATGACAACCTGGCAATTGAGCGACCGGGAGGATGCGCTCGCGCCGGCGAGCTTGCGGCAGTCCCTCGCGATGGTGCGGACGCTGCCATCCAGCCCGCGGTGGACGTGGTACCTCGGGACGGGCGTCATCGTCGGCCTGACGGTGGGGGCGATGGCCGCTTCGGCCTCCTTACTCGGTCGGACGGTCGATCTTCTCGATGAGCCGATGAGCAGTTTCCTCTGGCTGCTGATCGCCGTGGGCGTGGCCATGTTGGTGGAGACGGCTGGCCGGGCGGTCACCGGCTGGTTTCTCCTCGCGCGCACCCGCATGTTGTCGGTGGACCTGCGCCGGGCCGCCTTGTCATCGGTGTTGCGGGCGCCGGTGCCGGACGTCCTGGAACTGGGCACGGGCACGGTGATCACGCGGCTAACTCATGATATCGACACGGTCGTGCGGGTTGCGTCGACCGTGGGAGTGCGTTTGGTGCTCACCGTTTTCATGTTCCCCGTCACCCTCATTGCGTTGCTGATCATCCGCTGGGAGTTTATTTTCCCGTTGGCGCTCATGGTGGTCGTGATCATCCCCCTGCTGAAGTCGATCCTGCCGCGCATGCCCCAGGCCGCGAACATCGTGTCCACCGCGGAGGCCCGCCGCAATGCAGTGCTGTTGGATACGGTGCGCAGCTTGCCGACGCTGCGAGCCCTCCGCTTGGGTTCCTGGTCCCTCGACCGCACGCGCCAGGCTTCCTGGGCTGCGGTCCAAGCCCAGGCTGATCGCGCTCCACTCTTCGTGCGTCTGTTGGGCTACGGCAACATCGCCTACGTCACCTTGTTGGCTGGCACGTTGGGGATCGCTTTGTGGCTGGTCACCACCGAACAGATCAGCCTCGGCGCGGCCACAGCAGCGGTAGTCCTCGTCGTCCGCCTCGAAGGGCACGTTTTCAACGTTCTCTTCTTCGCCGGCGAAATCCAGGAGGCCAGCACGTCCCTCGGCAGGGCTGTCGCCCTGGTCAACTTAGTGCGTGACGACGAACGCGTGTCCCCAGCCGATCTCACCTCCGCGCCGACAATCACGATTGACAAGCTCGGTTTTTCTTACCCGGGTGGCGCGGCCATCCTCCCCGATATTTCTGTCACTTTGCCCGCCGGTTCCACGACCGCCCTGGTTGGGGCTTCTGGCGCGGGGAAGTCCACGCTGGCCGGTCTCATCGCGGGTCTGCAGCGCCCTAACACGGGTCGCATCATCATTGATGGGATCGACACCGCTGAAGTCGATGATGCCTGGACCACCCGGCAGGTCACCCTTCTCACCCAGGACGTCCACCTGTTTAGCGGTCCTCTGCGGGAGGACCTGCGCATGGCTTCCGCCGACGCCAGCGATGAGCAGCTCCTGGAAGCCTTGGCCGCCACGGGACTGAAGCCTGGATCGGCCGCGTGGGCTCGGAACTTGCCCGCTGGGCTGGATACTCCGGTTGGCGCCGGGGCGGAGCCACTTCCGCCGGAGGCGGCCCAACAGGTGGCGTTGGCCCGCATTATTTTGCGGGATCCGCCGGTGCTCATCATGGACGAAGCCACGTCGGAAGCAGGCAGCGATGATGCGCGGGCACTGGAAGAGGCCGCCAGCGCCGCGGCCCGCGGGAGGACCAGCCTCATCGTTGCCCACCGGTTGGATCAGGCCGTGAAAGCCGATCGGATTCTCGTCATGGACTTGGGGCGGATTGTGGAAAGCGGTACTCACGCCGAGCTGGTTGCCGCGGGAGGGCGCTACGCCGAGCTGTACTCCCGCTGGGAGGGTCACAACGGCGGCGACATGTGA
- a CDS encoding ABC transporter transmembrane domain-containing protein codes for MATWSWFVPAQVPSDDPVVAPEKWTSRRQGAVEMLKLHGRAVAVVIACVLLAQVQMILVSVMVSEGSQATFEERSVTIAVLTIVAVAGLSFFGWIAEGTSDALTDLAASRTVNSVRMSLTSRLVGAIPTSLTPGQVLNTVDADSYQMGELKQLTNWPVMMSSYLVGTAIAVGFLQPWLGVLTLLAGVLTAVATLATARPLARVAARRREAEGHAMSLATDLAQGSRVVKGLGAVDASTERFEVATGKALRVMLVEARLTGWLTLVRQLVPTASIIGILVAAMLMARDGMMSPAGLVTASLLVPPALMFLGYSLSFAVDYWSRGLVSAQRIRDLVGDLEVPQAPQNSSQPLPAKGLTVWSATSAAGVEKIRTRLDELEHLGSADVIVAPHTVAVFEGSLADNIDALGTSSPDKVQAALTAAACGDIITRLGGMDGGTLPDSPIGEAGLNLSGGQRQRVALARWLVRDPDVLVLDEPTTGLDAVTLDTVAQSVSRLRRERSTVVVTTSAAWIAVADSVEDFG; via the coding sequence ATGGCCACGTGGTCGTGGTTTGTCCCTGCTCAGGTGCCCTCTGATGACCCGGTCGTGGCTCCTGAGAAGTGGACTTCGCGGCGCCAGGGTGCCGTCGAGATGTTGAAGTTGCATGGCCGTGCGGTTGCGGTCGTGATTGCTTGTGTCTTGTTGGCGCAGGTCCAGATGATCCTTGTTTCGGTGATGGTTTCTGAAGGCTCGCAGGCGACGTTCGAGGAGCGGTCGGTGACAATCGCGGTGTTGACGATTGTCGCGGTGGCGGGTTTAAGTTTCTTCGGTTGGATAGCGGAGGGTACGAGCGATGCGCTGACGGATTTGGCGGCGTCTCGGACGGTGAACTCGGTGCGGATGTCGTTGACGTCTCGGCTGGTGGGGGCGATTCCTACGTCGCTGACGCCGGGCCAGGTGCTGAACACGGTGGATGCTGATTCTTATCAGATGGGCGAGTTGAAGCAGTTAACCAACTGGCCGGTGATGATGTCGTCCTATCTCGTGGGTACGGCAATTGCGGTTGGGTTTTTGCAGCCGTGGTTGGGGGTGCTGACGTTGTTGGCGGGTGTGTTGACGGCGGTGGCAACGCTGGCGACGGCTCGACCTTTGGCACGGGTGGCAGCGAGGCGTCGAGAAGCGGAGGGACATGCAATGTCCCTGGCAACGGACCTGGCGCAGGGGTCGCGGGTGGTGAAGGGCTTGGGCGCGGTGGATGCGTCGACGGAGCGCTTTGAGGTGGCTACGGGTAAGGCGCTGCGGGTCATGCTCGTCGAGGCGCGGCTGACGGGGTGGTTGACGTTGGTGCGGCAGTTGGTGCCGACGGCGTCGATAATCGGGATTCTGGTGGCGGCGATGCTCATGGCTCGAGATGGGATGATGAGCCCGGCAGGGTTGGTCACGGCGTCGTTGCTGGTGCCGCCGGCATTGATGTTCCTGGGCTACTCGTTGAGTTTCGCGGTGGATTATTGGTCTCGAGGCCTAGTGTCCGCCCAGCGTATTCGTGATTTGGTGGGCGATTTGGAGGTTCCGCAAGCACCGCAGAATTCGAGTCAGCCTCTTCCGGCTAAGGGACTCACGGTGTGGTCGGCGACGTCGGCGGCGGGAGTTGAGAAGATCCGCACCCGCCTCGATGAGTTGGAGCACCTGGGCAGCGCGGACGTCATCGTGGCTCCGCACACGGTGGCCGTGTTTGAAGGCTCATTGGCCGACAATATCGATGCCCTGGGTACGAGCTCACCGGACAAGGTGCAGGCTGCTCTCACGGCCGCGGCTTGCGGCGACATCATTACTCGCCTCGGTGGGATGGATGGGGGAACGCTGCCGGATTCGCCGATCGGCGAGGCGGGCCTCAACCTGTCCGGTGGACAGAGACAACGCGTGGCGCTGGCGCGTTGGCTGGTCCGCGACCCGGATGTGTTGGTGTTGGATGAACCAACGACGGGCTTGGACGCGGTGACGCTGGATACGGTGGCGCAAAGTGTGTCCCGTCTGCGGCGGGAACGGTCGACGGTAGTGGTGACGACCTCGGCTGCATGGATTGCGGTCGCTGATTCGGTGGAGGATTTCGGATGA
- a CDS encoding IS6 family transposase, with protein MGIFSGRHFPREVILWAVRWYCCYGVSYRDLEEMMTERGVPVDHSTIYRWVQKYAPELDKQTRWHRQVPDWQARSWRVDETYIRVGGKWCYLYRAITAGGQTLDFYLSPKRNVAAAKRFLAKTLRSNTAAGYPRVISTDKAPSLAKAIVELTSEGICPPTVEHRQVKYLNNVIEGDHGRLKRILGPKGAFKNRTSAYRTLKGMEAMHSLRKGQGTMFAYGHPNPDAVIVSRVFEAA; from the coding sequence ATGGGTATCTTCTCGGGTCGTCATTTCCCTCGCGAGGTCATCCTGTGGGCGGTGCGGTGGTACTGCTGCTACGGGGTGAGCTACCGCGATCTGGAGGAAATGATGACCGAGCGCGGCGTGCCGGTCGATCACAGCACCATCTACCGCTGGGTCCAGAAATATGCCCCCGAGCTGGACAAGCAAACCCGCTGGCACCGGCAGGTACCCGATTGGCAGGCCCGGTCCTGGCGGGTGGATGAGACCTATATCCGGGTCGGGGGGAAGTGGTGCTACCTCTATCGGGCGATCACCGCCGGCGGCCAGACCCTGGACTTCTACCTTTCCCCCAAACGCAACGTCGCGGCGGCCAAGCGTTTCCTGGCGAAAACGCTGCGGTCGAATACCGCAGCCGGGTACCCGCGGGTGATCAGCACCGACAAAGCCCCCTCACTGGCCAAGGCGATTGTCGAGCTGACGTCGGAGGGAATCTGCCCGCCAACCGTGGAACACCGGCAGGTGAAATACCTCAACAACGTCATCGAAGGCGATCATGGCCGGTTGAAACGAATCCTGGGGCCAAAGGGCGCGTTTAAAAATAGGACATCGGCGTATCGGACGTTGAAGGGGATGGAGGCGATGCACTCACTACGGAAAGGCCAGGGCACGATGTTTGCCTACGGGCACCCGAACCCGGATGCCGTGATCGTCAGCCGAGTTTTCGAGGCTGCCTGA
- a CDS encoding type I restriction-modification system subunit M, with translation MASSASLYQAVWQTADTYLRGVVPRQSYGDYILPFTVLRRLECLLEPTKADVLQTIKHTKFPEAMWGPLIRSDHGLSFYNTSELSMGLIGGSDDHVKQGMLTYLDAFSDNVRDVWTAFKFPELLTKLEENNVLWGVVRHFAGIDLSDEALGENAMADLFENLMYRSFSENGQVAGEFYTPRDTIRLMVDVLLSSDDDGLYGQAPARTVYDPAAGTGGMLLVAKRAMEELNPKIQVSVYGQEMMSESLALGKSDLIVSGLSPDAIRDGDTLANDRYEGELYDYVLSNPPYGTDWKRSKDAVEREAKIEGSRFSHGLPPVSDGQMLFLSHVVHKLKEKEHGTTKGGRAGVVTNGSPLFTGGPESGPDQIRNWLINGNLIDAIIALPTAMFYNTGIATYVWILDKNKEDKRDGKIQLIDATGVWSAMRRSMGNKRREFSDQDREFILGLYNAFEDADPEYSKVVTPEELGFQDVPMYRVMRYATLITEETVAAAIDHKQALTGHEAVVRSCDGVVWNDLPAHLKKEAKAAGLKMSIGLLAHIMTTVAVEDDSAPEAIDHKGNKVIDKASKITERIPLTEDVDEHMAREVLPFAPDLVWDMTEAKIGYEIPMTRLFYKPEEMPTLEELDAEIETVLESIRARFQEVKE, from the coding sequence ATGGCTTCATCAGCTTCGCTCTATCAGGCGGTCTGGCAGACAGCGGACACGTACTTGCGAGGGGTGGTCCCCCGCCAGTCCTACGGCGACTACATCCTCCCCTTCACCGTTCTGCGTCGCCTGGAATGCCTGCTCGAGCCAACGAAAGCTGATGTGCTGCAGACGATCAAGCACACCAAGTTCCCGGAGGCCATGTGGGGGCCGCTGATCCGGTCGGACCATGGTCTGTCGTTCTACAACACCTCCGAGCTGTCCATGGGGCTGATCGGCGGCAGCGACGACCACGTCAAGCAGGGCATGCTCACCTACCTAGACGCTTTCTCTGACAATGTCCGCGATGTGTGGACGGCGTTCAAGTTCCCCGAGCTGCTGACCAAGCTGGAGGAGAACAACGTCCTGTGGGGTGTCGTCAGGCACTTCGCGGGCATCGATCTATCCGATGAGGCTCTTGGTGAAAACGCCATGGCCGATCTCTTCGAGAATCTCATGTACCGCAGCTTCAGCGAGAACGGGCAAGTCGCCGGTGAGTTCTACACCCCGCGCGACACCATCCGCCTGATGGTCGATGTGCTGCTGTCTAGCGACGATGACGGTCTCTACGGTCAGGCGCCAGCGCGTACCGTCTATGACCCGGCGGCCGGTACCGGCGGCATGCTGCTGGTGGCCAAGCGGGCCATGGAGGAACTCAACCCGAAGATCCAGGTGTCTGTCTACGGCCAGGAGATGATGTCCGAGTCCCTGGCCCTGGGCAAGTCCGACCTCATCGTGTCCGGCCTCTCCCCGGACGCGATCCGCGACGGTGACACCCTGGCCAACGACCGCTACGAGGGCGAGTTGTACGACTACGTCCTCTCCAACCCGCCCTACGGGACTGACTGGAAGAGGTCTAAGGACGCCGTCGAACGGGAAGCCAAGATCGAAGGCTCGCGGTTCAGCCATGGTCTACCGCCGGTGTCCGACGGTCAGATGCTGTTCCTGAGCCATGTGGTCCACAAGCTCAAGGAGAAGGAACACGGCACCACCAAGGGTGGTCGAGCCGGCGTGGTCACCAATGGCTCGCCGCTATTTACCGGAGGTCCGGAGTCCGGTCCAGATCAGATCCGCAACTGGCTGATCAACGGCAACCTCATCGACGCGATCATCGCCCTGCCGACAGCGATGTTCTATAACACCGGCATCGCCACCTACGTGTGGATCCTGGATAAGAACAAGGAAGACAAGCGTGACGGCAAGATCCAGCTGATCGACGCCACTGGCGTCTGGTCCGCCATGCGCAGAAGTATGGGTAACAAGCGGCGTGAGTTCTCCGATCAGGACCGCGAGTTCATCCTCGGGCTCTACAACGCCTTCGAGGACGCCGATCCGGAGTACTCCAAGGTGGTCACCCCGGAGGAACTGGGCTTCCAGGATGTGCCCATGTACCGGGTAATGCGATATGCGACGCTCATCACCGAGGAGACCGTGGCTGCGGCCATCGACCACAAGCAGGCGCTGACTGGCCATGAAGCAGTGGTGCGCTCCTGCGACGGTGTCGTCTGGAACGACCTTCCGGCACACCTGAAGAAGGAAGCCAAGGCGGCCGGACTAAAGATGAGTATCGGTCTACTCGCCCACATCATGACGACCGTGGCCGTCGAGGACGATAGTGCCCCGGAAGCTATCGATCACAAGGGCAACAAAGTCATTGACAAAGCGTCTAAGATCACCGAGCGCATCCCACTGACCGAGGACGTCGACGAGCACATGGCCCGGGAGGTGCTGCCCTTCGCGCCCGACCTAGTGTGGGACATGACCGAAGCCAAGATCGGCTACGAGATTCCCATGACGAGGCTGTTCTACAAGCCGGAGGAAATGCCAACGTTGGAAGAGCTCGATGCCGAGATCGAGACTGTGCTCGAATCGATCCGTGCACGCTTCCAGGAAGTGAAAGAATGA
- a CDS encoding restriction endonuclease subunit S, with translation MRELDVRKATHFANIPDDWKVVPLLHATKYATGFTPPSGNESYYGDDYPWANISDLDGRRVLSETQRGLSLHAINKFPDERPAPKGSLLFSFKLSLGNVAIAGRNLYTNEAIAAFVPGKELNINYAYYCFPVFLPLYSQTNIYGAELLGGSRFERTKIPLPPLHEQHRIAQYLDRETAEIDAAVADLEKYVELMKKRKLARIESVLSDMEYRMCPVGVLADVTLGKMVSPKAPEAGGVERQYLRAAHVQPGGRLDLAVTEKKMWFSESELQRLDLLAGDVVVVEGGAGFGRSAYLESDLEEWGFQNSINRVRVNPSQADGRFVHLMLNRALLNGSIGVSVDTATLPHFTAEKLARFRIPICEIHKQKEVSQKIHEDTLTTNSLIAESNKLRNLLLKRRSVLITEAVTGRKQV, from the coding sequence ATGAGGGAACTTGACGTTCGTAAGGCGACGCACTTCGCAAACATTCCAGATGATTGGAAGGTAGTCCCTCTCCTCCACGCGACCAAATACGCAACTGGGTTCACTCCTCCTTCGGGAAATGAGAGCTATTACGGCGATGATTACCCGTGGGCAAACATCTCCGACCTCGACGGGAGAAGAGTTCTTTCGGAAACGCAGCGGGGATTGTCACTTCATGCGATTAACAAGTTTCCAGACGAGCGCCCCGCGCCAAAGGGGTCTCTGCTTTTCTCCTTTAAACTTTCGCTTGGGAATGTCGCCATAGCGGGGAGAAATCTGTATACCAATGAAGCCATTGCAGCTTTTGTTCCTGGCAAAGAATTGAACATAAACTATGCTTACTACTGCTTCCCGGTATTTCTCCCCCTATACTCTCAGACCAACATTTACGGAGCAGAGCTGCTCGGTGGATCGAGATTCGAGAGAACGAAGATTCCGCTCCCTCCTCTGCACGAGCAGCATCGCATCGCTCAATACCTGGATCGGGAGACTGCCGAGATAGACGCTGCGGTGGCTGACTTGGAAAAGTACGTTGAGCTGATGAAAAAGCGAAAATTGGCACGAATCGAATCCGTTCTAAGCGATATGGAATATCGAATGTGCCCAGTGGGGGTGCTGGCCGATGTCACATTGGGGAAAATGGTATCGCCAAAAGCGCCCGAAGCTGGTGGCGTAGAACGGCAGTATCTCCGAGCGGCGCATGTGCAGCCCGGTGGCAGACTTGATCTCGCTGTGACAGAAAAGAAGATGTGGTTCTCCGAAAGCGAACTGCAGCGTCTGGATTTGCTTGCAGGCGACGTGGTTGTTGTTGAGGGTGGAGCAGGCTTCGGACGAAGCGCTTACCTCGAGTCGGACTTAGAAGAATGGGGATTTCAGAACTCCATTAATCGAGTTCGAGTTAACCCCTCCCAAGCTGACGGAAGATTTGTCCATTTGATGTTAAATCGTGCACTTCTTAACGGCTCTATTGGAGTTTCAGTAGACACCGCCACATTGCCTCATTTCACTGCAGAAAAACTGGCTCGCTTCCGGATTCCTATTTGCGAGATTCATAAGCAGAAGGAAGTTTCTCAAAAGATTCACGAAGATACGTTGACTACAAATAGTCTCATCGCCGAGTCAAACAAACTTCGCAACCTGCTCCTGAAGCGTCGCTCCGTCCTCATCACTGAGGCCGTCACCGGCCGAAAGCAGGTCTGA
- a CDS encoding type I restriction endonuclease subunit R, with amino-acid sequence MEKAFEDTIVGHLASHGWIHDTGTTNAGWDKARALFVPDVVHWLQTQYPEEFLKAVPEALTGVQRGVYVAKLLDRLVEMLDKAPILNGRTKKVQHGLLGTLRGGFSHSQRGQMKATFGSMVAFYPENPLYTGAIEDASHNRLRVLRQVPFDATGTDTLDLVLTVNGIPVATLELKTDNTQAVRDAVKQYKVDRQPTKNRPLLKPGRALVHFAVSNQEAWMTTALDGLTTFFLPFNKGHDGHAGNPVNPHGSDTSYLWEEVFEPELFLRILRDYALWEPSSKGNKGRLIFPRYHQLRATEKVIDDIAARGAGGRYLIQHSAGSGKTKTIAWMAHRAGRFINASGHPVFDSVIVVTDRTVLDDNIKEGLDLLRASEGLVVNVDNELGSKSKTLEAALTRGGHIISCTIQTFPALAKRMEQSPALAGRNYCVIMDEAHSSQHGEAATQLREILVDVDVPDDEDISADDVLLAMDKAVANSPNLSFIALTATPKAKTLAAYGTPDPDNPDKRVAFDTYQMSQAIEEGFILDVLANYSTYAMFARIRDDLGREETVNFGEAVSDMVRFVRIHPTSIAQKVEVTVEHFRRNVMHYLHGTARAMVVAPDRMSAATWSHKMNEYIAKRGYDDMTTLVAFSGSLTYGQGEDAVEITEASMNGVRDTAMSFRENDDAKVLIVANKFQTGFDEPRLCAMYVDRKLSGVQAVQTLSRLNRVFPDKPKPMVVDFINDPQTILESFTPYYQDAHIEDDIPANALADLGDLLDAAAFYTPEELDTLADAYIARADAETLQGLVSPIRARWNTHMRDARQKLDKEAYETGKSFRTNLIKYAHAWEFLSQIVDFQDALLHKRAIVAAVLSKNLNLERQDDDDDYTVGIELVGVAVEPVDDAKDLGLAAQDIDGNLELPGFDGRPVGDNSPVQAAFDEAVDQVNQILAAVGLAGSNEATRSAIRASYGILVEDTTVQALARENDPSQVAGTEAFKNKGFGAIIAAARQSTEVYEAITADPDNLDTFLQALAHMIVAAKDEGDRAHE; translated from the coding sequence ATGGAAAAGGCCTTCGAGGACACCATCGTCGGCCATCTCGCCTCCCACGGGTGGATCCACGACACCGGCACCACCAACGCCGGCTGGGACAAAGCCCGCGCGCTCTTCGTCCCGGACGTGGTTCATTGGCTGCAGACCCAGTACCCCGAGGAGTTCCTCAAGGCGGTGCCCGAGGCGCTGACCGGGGTGCAGCGTGGCGTCTACGTCGCGAAACTCCTCGACCGCCTCGTAGAGATGCTGGATAAGGCACCGATCCTCAACGGCCGGACGAAGAAGGTCCAGCACGGTCTGCTCGGCACCCTACGGGGTGGTTTCTCGCACTCCCAGCGGGGCCAGATGAAGGCCACCTTCGGGTCCATGGTGGCCTTCTACCCGGAAAACCCCCTGTACACCGGGGCGATTGAAGACGCGTCCCACAACCGTCTGCGTGTGCTGCGCCAGGTCCCGTTCGATGCCACCGGTACCGACACCCTGGATCTGGTGCTCACCGTCAACGGCATCCCGGTAGCCACCCTGGAGCTCAAGACCGACAACACCCAGGCTGTGCGCGACGCCGTCAAGCAGTACAAGGTCGACCGCCAACCGACCAAGAACCGCCCACTCCTCAAACCTGGCCGCGCGCTGGTGCACTTCGCGGTATCCAACCAGGAAGCCTGGATGACCACCGCCCTGGACGGGCTGACAACCTTCTTCCTCCCCTTCAACAAGGGCCACGACGGGCATGCCGGCAACCCCGTCAACCCGCACGGTTCTGACACCTCGTACCTGTGGGAGGAGGTCTTCGAACCGGAGCTGTTCCTACGCATCCTGCGCGACTACGCCCTATGGGAGCCCTCATCCAAGGGCAACAAGGGCCGGCTGATTTTCCCGCGCTACCACCAGCTCCGCGCCACCGAAAAAGTCATCGACGACATCGCCGCCCGAGGGGCCGGCGGGCGCTACCTCATCCAGCACTCCGCCGGGTCCGGCAAAACCAAAACAATCGCCTGGATGGCGCACCGAGCCGGACGCTTCATCAACGCCTCTGGTCATCCGGTGTTTGATTCGGTCATCGTGGTCACCGACCGCACCGTGCTCGATGACAACATCAAAGAAGGCCTCGACCTGCTCCGGGCCTCCGAGGGCCTGGTCGTCAACGTCGACAACGAACTCGGCTCCAAGTCCAAGACCCTGGAAGCAGCACTCACGCGCGGGGGGCATATCATCTCCTGCACCATCCAGACTTTCCCTGCCCTGGCGAAGAGGATGGAACAATCCCCGGCCCTGGCCGGGCGCAACTACTGCGTGATCATGGACGAGGCGCATTCCTCCCAGCACGGCGAGGCCGCCACCCAGCTACGTGAGATCCTCGTCGATGTTGATGTCCCCGACGATGAGGATATCTCCGCCGACGACGTGCTCCTGGCCATGGACAAGGCCGTAGCCAACTCCCCGAACTTGAGCTTCATTGCGCTCACGGCCACTCCGAAGGCGAAGACCCTGGCCGCCTACGGCACTCCCGACCCGGACAATCCCGACAAGCGGGTGGCGTTTGACACCTATCAGATGAGTCAGGCCATCGAGGAAGGCTTCATCCTCGACGTGCTGGCCAACTACTCCACCTACGCGATGTTCGCCCGCATCCGCGATGATCTGGGCCGGGAGGAGACGGTGAACTTCGGCGAAGCCGTCTCCGACATGGTGCGCTTCGTGCGGATCCACCCGACCTCGATCGCGCAGAAAGTCGAGGTCACCGTCGAGCACTTCCGCCGCAACGTCATGCACTACCTCCATGGCACCGCCAGGGCCATGGTGGTCGCACCGGACCGGATGTCGGCGGCAACGTGGTCGCACAAGATGAACGAGTACATCGCCAAACGCGGCTATGACGATATGACCACCCTGGTGGCGTTTTCCGGTTCACTGACCTACGGCCAGGGCGAAGACGCGGTGGAGATCACCGAGGCCTCGATGAACGGGGTACGTGATACCGCCATGTCCTTCCGGGAAAACGATGACGCCAAGGTGCTCATCGTGGCGAACAAGTTCCAGACCGGCTTCGACGAACCACGCCTGTGTGCGATGTATGTCGACCGGAAACTCTCCGGCGTGCAGGCCGTGCAGACCCTCTCCCGGCTCAACCGGGTGTTCCCGGACAAACCGAAACCGATGGTGGTCGACTTCATCAACGATCCGCAGACCATCCTGGAGTCCTTCACCCCGTACTACCAGGACGCGCACATCGAAGATGACATCCCCGCCAACGCCCTGGCTGATCTCGGGGACCTCCTCGACGCCGCGGCGTTCTACACCCCCGAGGAGCTCGACACCCTGGCCGATGCCTACATTGCCCGCGCGGATGCCGAGACCCTGCAGGGACTGGTCTCCCCGATCAGGGCCCGGTGGAACACCCACATGCGTGATGCCCGCCAGAAGCTGGACAAGGAGGCCTACGAGACCGGCAAGTCCTTCCGGACCAACCTCATCAAGTACGCCCACGCCTGGGAGTTCCTCAGCCAGATCGTCGACTTCCAGGACGCGCTCCTGCATAAACGCGCCATCGTCGCCGCCGTGCTGTCGAAAAACCTCAACCTCGAGCGCCAGGACGACGATGACGACTACACCGTCGGCATTGAACTCGTCGGCGTCGCCGTCGAACCGGTCGACGACGCCAAAGACCTGGGTCTGGCCGCCCAGGACATTGACGGCAATCTGGAGTTGCCCGGCTTTGATGGACGCCCGGTCGGTGACAACTCGCCGGTGCAGGCCGCCTTCGATGAAGCGGTCGACCAGGTCAACCAGATCCTGGCGGCCGTAGGCCTCGCAGGCTCCAACGAAGCCACCCGCTCGGCCATCCGTGCCAGCTACGGCATCCTCGTGGAAGACACCACCGTCCAGGCCCTGGCGAGGGAGAATGATCCCTCCCAGGTGGCGGGCACTGAGGCTTTCAAGAACAAGGGCTTCGGGGCGATCATCGCCGCAGCCCGACAGTCCACCGAGGTGTACGAGGCGATCACCGCCGATCCGGACAACCTGGACACCTTCCTTCAGGCACTCGCGCACATGATCGTCGCCGCGAAAGACGAAGGCGACCGAGCACACGAGTAA